GACGTGACGCTGTACGAACTCCGCATCGAGGAACTGACCGGCCGGCAGAACTAGCGCGTCCCGCGCCAGCGACCCGATTCGCCCAGTCGCTCGGTGTCGAAACCGAGCCCCTCGTAGAACTCCCGCAGGTCGGCGTCGAACTCGGCGATGAGTCGCGTGCGACGGTCGGCGGCAGCCTCGAGGAGTGTACCCCCGATGCCCTGGCTCCGACGCCCGCGCCGGACGGCCACGGCGACGACCTGATCGCCGTCCAGGACTACTGCCCCGAGGATTCGGTCGCCGTCCTCCGGGACGGCGACCAGCGTCCCGTCGCCCTCGATACCTGCCCGGACCGTCTCGACGCCGACCTCGAGCATCGCGCCGTCGAGGACGTTCATCACGGCGGGCAACTCGTCGGCGGTCGCCTCGCGTATCTGCATCTCCCTACCCGCCTTTGATGAGCCGAACCACTCTGACGTGGTCGGTCTCGACCGGCTGGTCGGTGGGGACGGGACGGTCCTCGACCAGCACCGACACCTCGTGGGGCGAGAGGTCGATGGGTGCCAGCAGGTCGGCGTAGGTGGCGTCCTCAGCGACGTCGACCTCGTGGGTGTCCTCGCCGGCCACCTCGACCGTGACGTGCATACCCGGGATTGCCGACCGCCGCACCTGAGTCTGTCGACTACGGTTCTCTCGCAGTCGCCAGCGTCGAGCGCGGACTCTCGCGGGGTTTATGAATCGGCCACGCCTGCACCTCGATATGAGCGAGGCCGACGGCCAGTCGCGGGCGGGACGCGAGGAAGTCTGGATCGAGAAGTACCGCCCGCAGACCCTCGACGACGTGATGGGCCACGAGAACATCGTCGGGCGACTGCAGAGCTACGTGTCGCGCAACGACCTGAGCCACATGCTCTTCTCGGGGCCGGCCGGCACCGGGAAGACCACCTGTGCGACCGCCATCGCCCGCGAACTGTACGGCGAGGACTGGCGCGAGCACTTCCTCGAACTCAACGCCTCCGACGAGCGCGGCATCGACGTGGTCCGGGACCGAATCAAGAACTTCGCGCGGACGAGCTTCGGCGGCCACGAGTACCGGATCATCTTCCTCGACGAGGCAGACGCCCTCACTTCTGACGCCCAGTCAGCACTCCGCCGGACGATGGAGCAGTTCTCGAACAACGTCCGCTTTATCCTCTCGTGTAACTACTCCAGTCAGATCATCGACCCCATCCAGTCGCGGTGTGCGGTCTTCCGCTTCTCGCCGCTCGCGGACGACGCCGTCGAGAGCGAGATTCGCCACATCGCCGCCGAAGAGGACATCGAAATCACCGACGACGGTCTCGACGCACTCGTTTACGCGGCCGGCGGCGACATGCGAAAGGCCATCAACGGCCTCCAGGCGGCCTCTGTTAGCGGCGACGTGGTCGACGAGGAGGCGGTGTACGCTATCACCTCGACTGCGCGCCCGGAGGAGATTCACGACATGGTCCAGTCGGCGCTCGACGGCGACTTCACCGCTTCTCGGGCGACGCTCGACCGTCTGCTGACCGACGAGGGTATCGCCGGCGGCGACATCATCGACCAGCTCCACCGCTCCATCTGGGAGTTCGACATCGAGGACCGGGACGCGGTGGCGGTGCTCGAACGGGTCGGCGAGACCGACTACCGGATTACACGCGGCGCGAACGAGCGCATCCAGCTCGAGGCGATGCTCGCGTCGCTGGCACCCGACCAGTAGCGAGACTCGCTTACACTGCTGTTTTCACCGCTGATACTCGGGGGATGAGTTTTACATAGGCAGTGTGACCAAGATATCAACAACTGAAATATATCGTGAGCACTCGGCCGACGGGCGCGACGACCGCGGGCAGGTCGGCATCGGGACGCTCATCGTGTTTATCGCGATGGTACTCGTCGCGGCCATCGCTGCCGGGGTGCTCATCAACACCGCCGGCTTCCTCCAGAGTTCGGCGCAGGCGACGGGACAGGAGGCCAGCGACTCGACGACGAACCGGGTTCAGGTCGTCAGTACGACGGCCGACCACTTCACGACCGACGACGAGGTCGGCGTGGTCAACGTCACGGTGAAGGCCGGCCCGGGGTCGGGGAACGTCGACCTGGACACGGCGACGGTCCAGTGGGTCGGCCCGACCGGCTCCTACTACCAGCTCGCGTCGGGCGGTGCCTCCGGGAACCCCGACGGCCGGTTCCTGGTCTCGACCATCCAGGACGACGACGGGTCCCAGCCGGTGCTCAACGACCCCGAAGACCGCTTCAAAATAACGCTCGACATCGGGGATAGCGACCTCGATCAGACGGACGACAACGAGGACACCTTCGGAGAAGCCATCTCGGGGGGCGAGACGGCGACCATCCGCATCACGACGGCGTCCGGGGCGACCACCGAGAAGCGCATCGTCGTCCCACAGACCCTCTCCGGGGAATCGTCGGTCCTGCTGTAGACAGGCCCCCTTCGGAACAGTTTTACGCGAACGTGAGCCAAGGATACGCCAATGAGCGACCTCGAGGAAGCCTACCGCCTCGACTACTTCGACGAGGCCGGATTCACCCGACAGGAGTGTGTCTCCTGTGGGGATATGTTCTGGGCGCGCGTCGAGCGCGACACCTGCGGCGAACCACCCTGCGAGGAGTACGGGTTCATCGACAACCCCGGGTTCGACGAGGCCTTTTCCCTCTCGGAGATGCGCGAGGTGTTCCTCTCGTTTTTCGAGGAGCGCGACCACACCCGTATCGACCCCTACCCCGTCGCGGCGAACCGCTGGCGTGACGACGTCCTGTTGACGCAGGCCTCTATCTACGACTTCCAGCCCCTGGTTACCTCCGGGACGACGCCGCCGCCGGCGAACCCGCTGTGTATCAGCCAGCCCTGCATCCGGATGCAGGACATCGACAACGTGGGCAAGACCGGCCGGCACACGATGGCCTTCGAGATGATGGCCCACCACGCGTTCAACGCCAAGGAAGACATCGAGGACCCCGAGCAGTACGCCTACGAAGGTGAGGTGTACTGGAAGGACGAGACGGTACAGTACTGCGTCGAGCTGTTCGAGGAACTGGACGCGGACATCTCGGACCTGACCCTTATCGAGGACCCGTGGGTGGGCGGCGGCAACGCGGGCCCCGCCTTCGAGGTCATCTACCGCGGCGCGGAGCTGGCGACGCTCGTCTTCATGTCCTTAGAGCAGGACCCCGACGGGGAGTACGAGATGAAAGACGGCAACCGGTACTCCGAGATGGACACCTACATCGTCGACACCGGCTACGGGCTGGAGCGGTGGACCTGGATGTCTCAGGGTACACCGACGGTGTACGAGGCCGTCTACCCCGACACCATCGCCTTCCTCAAGGACAACGCCGGCATCGAACTCACCGACGAGGAGGAGGCCATCGTCCACCAGGCCGCGAAACTGGCCGGCCGGATGGACATCGACGAGGCCGAGGACATCGAACAGGAGCGGGGCACCATCGCCGAGACCGTCGGCGTCGACACCGACGAACTGGTCGAGTTGATGGAGCCGCTGGAGGACATCTACGCTATCGCCGACCACTGCCGCACCCTCGCCTACATGCTCGGCGACGGCATCGTCCCCTCGAACGTCGGCACGGGCTACCTGGCCCGGATGGTGCTCCGGCGAACCAAGCGCCTGGTCGACGGCGTCGGCGTCGACGCGCCGCTGGACGAGCTCGTCGACATGCAGGCCGACCGCCTGGACTACGAGAACCGCGACACCATCCGCGACATCGTCCGGACGGAGGTCGAGAAGTACCGCGAGACGCTCGACCGGGGTGGTCGCCGCGTCCGCCAGCTGGCCGACGAGTACGCCCAGCGCGGCGAGGCGATTCCGCTCGAGGAGCTGGTCGAGCTGTACGACTCCCACGGCATCCAGCCGAACATGGTCGAGGACATCGCCGCCGAGAAGGGGGTCGACGTCGACGTCCCGGACAACTTCTACTCGGTGGTCGCCGAGCGCCACGGCGGCGGCGACTTCCCCGGCGAGGAACAGGGGGTCCCCTACGCCGACCGCATCGTCGAGCTGCCCGAGACCGACCGGCTGTACTACGACGACCAGCAGCGCACCGAGTTCGAGGCCGTCGTCCTGGAGGTGTTCGACCGCGAGGACGGCGACTTCGACGTGGTCCTCGACCAGACGATGTTCTACCCCGAGGGCGGTGGCCAGCCGCCGGACCACGGGACGCTCTCGACCGACGACGTCACTGCCGAGGTGTCCGACGTCCAGCGCTACGACGGCGTCATCGTCCACACCTGCGACACGGACCCCGGCAAGGGCGAGTTCGCCCGCGGGCAGGTCGACGCCCAGCGGCGCAAGCGCCTGATGCAACATCACACGGCGACCCACATCGTCATCCACAGCGCCCGCCAGGTGCTGGGCGAGCACGTCCGGCAGGCCGGGGCCCAGAAGGGCGTCGACTCCTCGCGAATCGACGTCAGCCACTACGCCTCGGTGACCCGCGAGCAGGTCAAGGAGATCGAGCGGCTGGCCAACGACCTCGTCCAGGACAACGTCACGGTGAGCCAGCAGTGGCCCGACCGCAACGAGGCAGAGGAGAAACACGGCTTCGACCTCTACCAGGGTGGTATCCCCGCCGGCGAGCAGATACGCCTCATCCAGGTCGCCGACGACATCCAGGCCTGTGGGGGGACCCACGTCGCCCGGACCGGCGACATCGGGACCATCAAAGTGCTCGGGACCGAGCGGGTCCAAGACGGCGTCATCCGCATCACGTTCGCGGCCGGCAACGCGGCCCTGGAAGCCACCCAGACGACCGAGGACGCGCTGTACGAGGCCGCCGACGTGCTCGACGTCGCGCCGCCGGAGGTCCCGGAGACCGCGGCGCGCTTCTTCGACGAGTGGAAGGCCCGCGGCAAGGAGATCGAGACGCTCAAGGAGCAACTCGCCGAGGCCCGTGCCTCCGGGGGCGCCGACGCCGAGGAGGTCGAGGTCGGCGACGCGACGGCGGTCGTCCAGCGCATCGACGCCGACATGGACGAACTGCGGGCCCAGGCCAACGCCGTCACCGAGCAGGGCGACATCGCAGTGCTGGGTTCGGGACTGGACGGCGCGCAGTTCGTCGTCTCGGTGCCCGAGGGCGTCGACGTCGACGCCGGCGAAGTGGTCGGCGAACTCGCCGGCCGCGTCGGCGGTGGCGGTGGCGGGCCGCCGGACTTCGCACAGGGCGGCGGTCCCGACGCCGACGCGCTGGACGACGCGCTCGCGGCCGCCCCCGAGATTCTGCGGTCGGTCGCGAACGTCTGAGGGCGACCTGCTGTCCCTCGATCGTGGACCGCTGGGTACTGGCTTCTCCGTCCGGACTACTGTTTCTCGTTCTCTCGCCGGGGGAAAACACTTGTTCCTCGTTCGATATTACGGCGTATGAAACGGCGTCAGGCGATTCTCGCAATCGTCGGCTTGTCCGCCGGGGTGACGGGGTGTTCGGGCCGCCAGTCCCGTGACGGCGGACTGGACTTGACAGTCTTCAATCAGGTGGAGACAGCCTATACCATGGAGATTGCCTTCTTCGGGGACGGCGATTCACGGGAGGACGCGAGAGCCTACGCCACGAGTCTCGACATCGAAGGGGAGAGCCGGGAAACGCGTGCGGCCGTCGTCGATCCCGGGCGGTGGCTGGTTCGCTACAGCGTCTACGAGGACAACTCAAGACTGACCGACGAGGGCCACGTTCATTACATCCCGTCGGAGAACGGTACGGATAGCCTGACCTTCGACATCCAGGAGACGGGCGCTGTAACGCGGCGGTGAGTACCGCTCCCCGAGCGCTGTGTCCGTCAGAGAGAGCGACGCGTCGCCAGGACAGGGAAGAAGCGACGGTCCACGACCCACCGGCCGTTTCGCGACCGCCTGTTCACGCCCTCACCCGGACTGACAGAGCCGTCGCACGGTCCGCATCGCCTCGTTGGTCTCACAGACGAGCGTCAGGTGGTCCCCCTTCTGGAGGACGAAATCGCCGTCCGGCACCGTGTCGGTCCCGCTGCGACTCACCATCGCGACCAGACAGCCCTGGGGCAGGTCCTCGGTCACCGACGAGAGGGGGCGGTCGGTGAGCACGTCGTTCCCCAGTTCGACTTCGAGGACGTCGCCGGTCTTGGCGGCGTCGGACAGCCAGTGGGCGAGCGCCGGTCGCTCGATGGCGTCGTCCATGGCGTCCGCGACGGCGAAGCCCGCCGAGATGGTCTCGACGTCGAGGTCCTCGAAGGCTTCGACGTTGTCGGGCTGGTTCGCCCGGGCGACGACGGTGTCGACGCCAAAGCGGGTCGTCGCGAGCTGTGCGACGAGCAGGTTCACGTCGTCGTCGGCGGTCGCGGCGACGACCACGCCCGCCCGGTCGGCGCCGGCTCGTTCCAGGACCGCCGCTGCGGTGGCGTCGCCGTCGACGACGCGGTGGCCCGCCGTGCGGACCCGCTCGACCGTCTCTGGGTCGGAATCTATCAGGACCACCTCCTCGCCGCGGGCCTCGAAGCGGTCGGCCAGCTCCAGGCCGACTCGTCCAGCACCGACGATGAGCGTCTGCATGGGGAGGATGTCGAGCCGCTGTGCAATGTGTCTTGCCAGACCCCCTTGAAAGATGACGGTCGCGAAGATGACGAAGAAGACGGTGCCGACGAGCGTCGTCGCGGCGGTCGGGTTCGTCGGCCGCAGTTCGATCGCGAACAGGGTCGCCACGCTGGCCGGGATGATACCGCGTGGTCCGAGTGCGCCGACGAAGAGCCGCTCGCGGACCGACAGCGTGCCGCCGACCGTCGAGAGGAACACGCCCAGCAGTCGAACGAGCGCGACGACGGTCACGACCGCGACGAGGCCGCCGAGTCCGAGCGTCTGGAGATCTTCGAGCGAGAGCAGCGCTGCGAGCACGACGAAGACAAAGGAGAGGACGAGCAGCGTGATGCCGCCCTTGAACTCCGCGACGGTGTCCTCGTGGGGGATGTCGGCGTTGCCGAGGACGACGCCGGCGGCGGCGACGGCGGCGATGCCCGCCTCAGAGAGGAGCGTGCTGCCGAGCGCGTAGGCGACGAGCGCGCCGACGAGGACCACCAGCCGGGCGTTTTCCGGCGCGTTGTCCTCAGAGAGCGTGACCCGGCGCAACAGGAGCGCGACCCCGCCGCCGACGACGACGCCGACGAATACGCCGGCGGCCAGGCGGGCGACGAACGCCTCGACGACGACCAGCGGGGACGACGAGTCGGCGACGACGAACTCGAAGGTCGCGACCGCGAGAATCGCGGCGTTGACGTCGTTGATGATGCCTTCCGTCTCCAGGGCCGCCGCGACTCGCTCGCGGACCGGGACGACGTTCATGATGGGTGTGATGACGGTCGGCCCGGTCGCGATGAGCAGCGAGCCGACGAGGACGGCCACCGGCCACGTCGTCCCGAACACGAACCGGACCGCGAGGGCAGTGCCGACGAGCGAGACGAGTGCGCCGACGGTGACCAGGCCCAGCGCCTCCCGTGAGGCCTCTCTGACGCGTTCAGTCGTCAGGTGGAACGCCCCCTCGAAGACGATGATACCGACGCTGAGACCGACGATGGCCTGGAGGCCGGCCTGTCCGAACACCGACGGGCTGACGAGGCCCAGGACCTGTGGCCCGACGAGGACGCCACCGAGCAGCAGGAACGCGACGCTCGGGACCTTGAGGCGGTCGGCGAGCAGCTGCGCGCCGACACCGATAGCCGCGACGATGACGACCGCCCCGATGAGTGATGTAGCGCCCGACACGGCGTTGTCGGCCGTTCGACAGCCAGGTCCATAGGTGTAGCCCATCGAAAGAGTCAGGCGGTCGCCGGAGGAAGGAGGACCGAGAGAGCAATGCCGACCACCACGAACCGCGGCGTCTCACTGCACTACGAAGCTGAGGGCGACGGGCCATGTGTTGCCTTCGTGGGTGACGTCGGGTACGGCGCCTGGCTGTGGGGCTGGCACTACGACGCCCTGCCGGCGTTCGAGACGCTCGTCTGGGACCTGCGCGGGACCGGCGACTCGGACGCGCCGGCGGGTCCCTACACCGTCGGGACGCTGGCGGCCGACCTCGAAGCGGTCCTCTCGGACCACGGGGTCGGTTCGGTCCACCTCGTCGGTGCGGGACTCGGCGGGATGGTTGCCCTCCAGTACGCTCACCGGTACAACCGCGCGCGGACGCTGACGCTGTACTGTACCGCCGCGTCTGGAAGCGACGTGGACGCCGACGCGCTCGCCGACCTGTCGTTGGACAACGGTTCGGACGCCTCGCTCGAGGGCGCGTTCTCCGAGGCGTTCCGGACCGCTGACCCCGACCTGCTGGACCGAATCTCGGAGTGGCGACGCGCGGACGACGCCACGGGCGACGCCTTCGAGGCCCAGGCCGCCTCGATGACGGAGTTCGACGCACCGCCGCTGTACGAGGTCACGCTACCGACCGAGGTGTACTACGGCGTCGACGACCCGGTGGTGCCGGCGAGTGCTGCCGAGGCCCTGGGCGCGGACCTCCCCCGGGGGACCGCCACCGCCGTCGAGGGCCGCCACTGCTGTTACGTCGAGCACGCGACCGTCGTCACCGACCGACTCGTGTCGTTCCTGGACGAACACACGGATCGAGAATGACGGACCGACAACCGAGTTTCGGCCGTCTCGTACTTGGAAGCGGGCGGGACTGAAAGGGGCCGGGCGCTCGGGCCGAAGGGCAGTCGCTGGGCGGGTCACTATCCGAGCGAACGGCAGTGAGCGAGGATATCCCGCCCAGCGGCCCCGAGCGCCCGGGGGCTTTCTGGTTGTTCTCTGCGCCAGTCGAACCGTTCACTTGAGGTAACTCGTCCGTCACGAGGACCGGCAGGAACTGCCAGTGGTACGTGGGTTTTTCGGCGTCGGGCGATAGAGCACAGACGATGAGTCTCCGCATCGCCCTGCTGAACGCAGCCCACGACGGCGAGGAGAACCGCCGGAACTTCCGGCGGGAACTCGACGCCGACCTCGTGGAATACGACGTCACCGAACGCGAACTGCCCGACACCGTCGCGTTCGACGCGTGTCTGGTGACGGGCTCGCGGGCGTCGGTCTACTGGGACGAGCCGTGGATCGCGGCCCTGACCGAGTGGGTCCGCGACGCCATCGACCGCGGGCTACCGTTCCTGGGCGTGTGTTTCGGCCACCAGCTCCTCGCGCACGCGCTGGGCGGTCGCGTCGAGCCGATGGACGACTACGAGATCGGCTATCGGACCGTCGAACACGACGGCGAGAACGAGCTGCTGGCCGGTGTCGACGACGAGTTTACCGTCTTCACCACCCACTCGGACACCGTCGCCGAACTGCCGCCGGACGCGACCCAGTTCGCCGAGAACGACTACGGCGTCCACGGCTTCCGAAAGGGCCACGTCTTCGCCGTGCAGTTCCACCCCGAGTACGACGCCGAGACGGCTCGCGAAATCGCCGCGAGCAAGGACCAGCTGGCCGACGAGCGGGTCGAGCGCGTCCTCGCCGACATCACCGAGGCGAACTACCGGGCGGCCTGTGAGGCAAAACGCCTCTTCGAGAACTTCACTGAGTACGTCCGGACCACCCAGCGCGGCGTCGGCGACGAACTGACCGCCGGAGCGGCGGACGGGGTCGTCGCCAGCGACGACGACTGAACGGGCGGCGGTCGATTTTCAGCCGCGGAGGTGACCGAGCAGCTCGTGCTCTGCCGTGAGCACACCGACCGCTAGCAGGACGATGGCTCCCTCCATCGGCTTCGAGAGGATGCCCAGGCCCACGATGAGCGTCGTGGCACAGGCCGGGGCGTGGCCGGTGTCGGTCGCGATCATCCCGGCCGTCGTCAGCACGACGGCGACGACGCCGCTGGCGGCAAGGCGGAGCGTCCCCACTGTCGTGGGTGTCATCGCGGCGGTGAAGACGACGCCACCGGCGACGGCGTGGTAGGCGAGGAGGCCGGCGACGACGCCGACGGCGTGGCCGCCGACCACGCGCCGGGCCGCGCTGGTCGGGGCCGACGGCCGTGTGGCATAGAGGTACGCCGTCGGGCCGAGACTCGGGAAGAGAAAGGGGAGGCCGCTGAACCAGACGAGCGCGCCCAGCACCGACAGCAGGGCGCCGACCCGCCCGCTCTCCCGGAGCCAGGCGCGGCGCTGCTGTGTCCGTCTCACCGTGGCTGTGGGTCAGTTTCGCCCGAGAAAACGGTGACGGTCGAGGACAGCCTTTTCGAGTCATCGAGCGTACGCCCCCGTATGCGACTGCTCATCCTCGTCGGCACGCTCTGTCTCACCGCCGGCTGTCTCGGCCTCGGCGACCCACAGCCCGACCCGACCCAGGAACTCCAGGTGTCGATAGACAACGCCCACGACCAGGACTACGTGGTCCAGGTCGCCGTCGTCCCTGACGGGCCGACGACGGTCGAACTCACGTTCGCCAACGGGACGAACGTCACGCGGTCCACCGACTCGCTGGTCGGCAGTTCCCCGACGCAACTGGGCACCGTGACCGACGTGCAGTTCGTCGGCGCGACCCGCAGCGAGGCATACGAAGTGCCGGCCAACAGCGGAGTCGGCACAACCGTCCGGGGCCTCGAACCGGGGTCGTCGGTCTGGTTGCTCGTCTGGACCACGGACGATCGGTCACAGGTGCGCTCCTGGACCCGGTCCAGTTGCAGCCCCGAGACGGCTGTCGTCGTCGCGGACCTCGACGTCGCGAGTGACGGGAGCATCGGCCTCGGGACGGTGTGTGAATCGCCGTAGGGCCCCCGACGCAGTGGTGACGACCCTCGGAAATACGGGGCCCAGCCTCAGTCCTCGTCTGTCGCGCGGGTCTTGAGCCACTCGTCGAGCAGGTCACTGGCCGCCGCGTCGCGGTTGTCGCGGTGGTCCTTGAACGCCTTCTCGTCGAGCGCCTCCAGCAGCGCCTCGTCGAGTTCGATATCGACCGTCTCGAGTTCGAGGAACGTCTCGTCCATCGGCTATCCACTCACAGTCCCGCGGACATATATCCTCGTCAGACGACTGTCGTCCGTCTGCCTGACGGCCCCGCCGCTGCCGGTCGGTTTCACGCGCCGTCGGGGTCGAAAGTCACTCGGTCACGCCGGTCGAGGTGCGGATATGGAGCGCACGCGCCTCGACTTCGACCGCTACTTCGAGGTCGTCATGGAGACCGACGAGGCACAGGCTGCCGAGATGACCGTGGCCCCCGGACGAACCGTCGGCGGGCCCGACAACTACCACTCCGAGAGCGACCAGTGGCTCTTCGTCGTGCACGGGTCGGGACTCGTCACCGTCGACGGCGACACCCAGCGCGTCGAGGCGGGCGACCTGCTGCGTATCGAGGCCGGCGAGCGCCACGGTATCGAGAACGACGACGACGAGCAACTGGAGACGGTGAACTTCTACACGCCGCCGCGATAGTTTCGCGGCCTGTGTCTTTTCACCGCCCGCGCTATTTCCGCGGCCCGTGCCACGGCGCGGCCCACGCTCTCGCGGTCCGCGTAGCGGCCCGCGCTACGCCACGCCGGCCTGCTCGTCCATCGGGTCGCGGATGTCACCGACGACCGCTTCGAGTGCGTCGGTCACCGTGACCAGTCCGAGCACCTCGCCGTCCTCCATGACGAGCGCGAGCTCCTGGCTCTCGGCCTGGAACCGGTCGATGGCGTCGCTGACGCTCGTATCGGCGGTTATCGTCATCGGCGGGGCGGCGACCGACTCCAGGTCGACGCCGTCCAGCAGGCTCCCGTCGAGTGGCTCCTCGCCCTGCTCGCGGACCAGTTCGGGGACGTAGACGATGCCCAGGAACGCCTCGGTCGACGCACCGAACAGTGGGTAGCGGGTGTGTGGCGTCTCGGCGACCCGCCGGGCGTTGGTCGCGTCGTCGTCGGTCGTCGACAGCGCGACCACGTCCGCGATGGGAACCATCACGTCACGCACCTGCTGGTCGCCGACGTGCAGCGCCGCCAGAACCTCCTCGCGGCGCTCCTCGGAGAGGTCGCCCTCTTCGAGGACCGTGCCCAGTTTCCGGCGGAGGTCGCCCCGCGTCTCGATGACCTCCTCCTCGGTCTCGAGCCACGCGCCGGACATCTCGACGCCGAACAGCGACAGCGTCCACTTCGCGACCCGGTCCCCGATGGCGATGAGCGGCGAGATGAGCTTCGCGAAGTAGTACAGCGGCGTCGCGCCGTGCCGGCAGACGAACTTCGCGCGCTCGACGCCGAGGTAGGTCGGCGTCTGCTCGCCGTGGGTCAGGTGGACGAGGTTGATGATGATGAAGGCGATGGCTGCGCCGACGCCGATACCCGCGAGGCGGGACCCGGCGAAGTACGGTTCGAAGATGGCAGCGAGCGCCGGTTCGGCGACGATTCCCACCGCGATGGAGGAGGCGGTGATGCCGACCTGGCAGCTCGTCAGGTATATCTCGAGGGCGTCGGTCATCTCCCAGGCCCGGCGCAGGCCCGGTTCGTCGAACTCCGATTCGGGGTACTGTCTGGCGCGTGTCAGCGCGAACTCGATGGCGACGAAGAAGCCGTTCGCGAGGATGAGACCGAGGCCAGCGACCAGTCTGGCGGCGAGTTCCACCGATTGCATCGGGACCTGGTTCGCCCCCAGGGCCGGAAAAAGTGGCGTTACGCGCTCAGACCGTATTCGACCCCGGTCTCGTCCTCGGAGACCGACCAGAGCCGCCGTGCCGTCTCGCGGTCGTAGGACTCGTCGTTCGAGCGCTGGAACTCCGGATGGCCGCGCATGTCCAGCAGCCCGCCGGGGCCGACGTACTCGCCGCCGCTCACGCGGT
This DNA window, taken from Haloarcula ordinaria, encodes the following:
- a CDS encoding GNAT family N-acetyltransferase yields the protein MQIREATADELPAVMNVLDGAMLEVGVETVRAGIEGDGTLVAVPEDGDRILGAVVLDGDQVVAVAVRRGRRSQGIGGTLLEAAADRRTRLIAEFDADLREFYEGLGFDTERLGESGRWRGTR
- the samp2 gene encoding ubiquitin-like small modifier protein SAMP2 — protein: MHVTVEVAGEDTHEVDVAEDATYADLLAPIDLSPHEVSVLVEDRPVPTDQPVETDHVRVVRLIKGG
- a CDS encoding replication factor C small subunit, with the translated sequence MSEADGQSRAGREEVWIEKYRPQTLDDVMGHENIVGRLQSYVSRNDLSHMLFSGPAGTGKTTCATAIARELYGEDWREHFLELNASDERGIDVVRDRIKNFARTSFGGHEYRIIFLDEADALTSDAQSALRRTMEQFSNNVRFILSCNYSSQIIDPIQSRCAVFRFSPLADDAVESEIRHIAAEEDIEITDDGLDALVYAAGGDMRKAINGLQAASVSGDVVDEEAVYAITSTARPEEIHDMVQSALDGDFTASRATLDRLLTDEGIAGGDIIDQLHRSIWEFDIEDRDAVAVLERVGETDYRITRGANERIQLEAMLASLAPDQ
- a CDS encoding archaellin/type IV pilin N-terminal domain-containing protein, whose protein sequence is MYREHSADGRDDRGQVGIGTLIVFIAMVLVAAIAAGVLINTAGFLQSSAQATGQEASDSTTNRVQVVSTTADHFTTDDEVGVVNVTVKAGPGSGNVDLDTATVQWVGPTGSYYQLASGGASGNPDGRFLVSTIQDDDGSQPVLNDPEDRFKITLDIGDSDLDQTDDNEDTFGEAISGGETATIRITTASGATTEKRIVVPQTLSGESSVLL
- the alaS gene encoding alanine--tRNA ligase, with the protein product MSDLEEAYRLDYFDEAGFTRQECVSCGDMFWARVERDTCGEPPCEEYGFIDNPGFDEAFSLSEMREVFLSFFEERDHTRIDPYPVAANRWRDDVLLTQASIYDFQPLVTSGTTPPPANPLCISQPCIRMQDIDNVGKTGRHTMAFEMMAHHAFNAKEDIEDPEQYAYEGEVYWKDETVQYCVELFEELDADISDLTLIEDPWVGGGNAGPAFEVIYRGAELATLVFMSLEQDPDGEYEMKDGNRYSEMDTYIVDTGYGLERWTWMSQGTPTVYEAVYPDTIAFLKDNAGIELTDEEEAIVHQAAKLAGRMDIDEAEDIEQERGTIAETVGVDTDELVELMEPLEDIYAIADHCRTLAYMLGDGIVPSNVGTGYLARMVLRRTKRLVDGVGVDAPLDELVDMQADRLDYENRDTIRDIVRTEVEKYRETLDRGGRRVRQLADEYAQRGEAIPLEELVELYDSHGIQPNMVEDIAAEKGVDVDVPDNFYSVVAERHGGGDFPGEEQGVPYADRIVELPETDRLYYDDQQRTEFEAVVLEVFDREDGDFDVVLDQTMFYPEGGGQPPDHGTLSTDDVTAEVSDVQRYDGVIVHTCDTDPGKGEFARGQVDAQRRKRLMQHHTATHIVIHSARQVLGEHVRQAGAQKGVDSSRIDVSHYASVTREQVKEIERLANDLVQDNVTVSQQWPDRNEAEEKHGFDLYQGGIPAGEQIRLIQVADDIQACGGTHVARTGDIGTIKVLGTERVQDGVIRITFAAGNAALEATQTTEDALYEAADVLDVAPPEVPETAARFFDEWKARGKEIETLKEQLAEARASGGADAEEVEVGDATAVVQRIDADMDELRAQANAVTEQGDIAVLGSGLDGAQFVVSVPEGVDVDAGEVVGELAGRVGGGGGGPPDFAQGGGPDADALDDALAAAPEILRSVANV
- a CDS encoding cation:proton antiporter, with product MSGATSLIGAVVIVAAIGVGAQLLADRLKVPSVAFLLLGGVLVGPQVLGLVSPSVFGQAGLQAIVGLSVGIIVFEGAFHLTTERVREASREALGLVTVGALVSLVGTALAVRFVFGTTWPVAVLVGSLLIATGPTVITPIMNVVPVRERVAAALETEGIINDVNAAILAVATFEFVVADSSSPLVVVEAFVARLAAGVFVGVVVGGGVALLLRRVTLSEDNAPENARLVVLVGALVAYALGSTLLSEAGIAAVAAAGVVLGNADIPHEDTVAEFKGGITLLVLSFVFVVLAALLSLEDLQTLGLGGLVAVVTVVALVRLLGVFLSTVGGTLSVRERLFVGALGPRGIIPASVATLFAIELRPTNPTAATTLVGTVFFVIFATVIFQGGLARHIAQRLDILPMQTLIVGAGRVGLELADRFEARGEEVVLIDSDPETVERVRTAGHRVVDGDATAAAVLERAGADRAGVVVAATADDDVNLLVAQLATTRFGVDTVVARANQPDNVEAFEDLDVETISAGFAVADAMDDAIERPALAHWLSDAAKTGDVLEVELGNDVLTDRPLSSVTEDLPQGCLVAMVSRSGTDTVPDGDFVLQKGDHLTLVCETNEAMRTVRRLCQSG
- a CDS encoding alpha/beta fold hydrolase translates to MPTTTNRGVSLHYEAEGDGPCVAFVGDVGYGAWLWGWHYDALPAFETLVWDLRGTGDSDAPAGPYTVGTLAADLEAVLSDHGVGSVHLVGAGLGGMVALQYAHRYNRARTLTLYCTAASGSDVDADALADLSLDNGSDASLEGAFSEAFRTADPDLLDRISEWRRADDATGDAFEAQAASMTEFDAPPLYEVTLPTEVYYGVDDPVVPASAAEALGADLPRGTATAVEGRHCCYVEHATVVTDRLVSFLDEHTDRE
- a CDS encoding type 1 glutamine amidotransferase, whose amino-acid sequence is MSLRIALLNAAHDGEENRRNFRRELDADLVEYDVTERELPDTVAFDACLVTGSRASVYWDEPWIAALTEWVRDAIDRGLPFLGVCFGHQLLAHALGGRVEPMDDYEIGYRTVEHDGENELLAGVDDEFTVFTTHSDTVAELPPDATQFAENDYGVHGFRKGHVFAVQFHPEYDAETAREIAASKDQLADERVERVLADITEANYRAACEAKRLFENFTEYVRTTQRGVGDELTAGAADGVVASDDD